The DNA segment AAATCTCTACAATTATGTTTTCTTTTTCAGACCATCTTCTTACTAGAAATGTGGCGATTTCTAATAGTGATTCATTTTTGAGCTGAATTGTTTTCATTTAATTTCCAAACATAGAAGTAATTATGTCACTAACTTTTTGATATTCTATATTTCCCCATTGTGTGTACACATTTCCAAACACGATACCTGCTGCATCTTTTGATGACATTCCTTTATCTAGTAATTTTCCAAATGCAATAGTTTCTCTTAAGCTTGGTGAATAAAATAATTCTTCAACTGCAGCAGCTTGTCTTAATGTATTTGCAAGTTTGATTGCTTGAATTATTTCTGATTCATGTTCTCTGGAAACATACTTTTTTACAATTTCTAATTCTATGTCTTCTGGTGGGTATTCTAATTTGATTCTTACTGGAAATCTACTTAGTAACTGTGGAGGCAATTCTTTTGTACCGCTATGTGTTAATGGATTGATTGTTGCAACTACAAACCAATTTTCTTTTGCTTTGACCACTTCTCCTGTCGATTCTTTTAATGCAATTTGTCGTCTATCGTCTAATGCTTCATCTAATCTGAGTAACACATCTGCTTCTGCCGAATTAATTTCATCAAGGTAAAGTATGTCTCCCACTCTCATCGATTTTATCAATATTCCTTCCTCAAAACTCACTGTTCCGTTGGTAAGTGTTTTGGTACCGATCAGATGGCTTTCTCTAGTTCTTAAACTAAAATTAATTGATTCTAAATTCATATTCTTCTTTTTTGCAAAATCTCTTACTAGAGATGTCTTTCCAGTTCCTTTCGGTCCTATTATGATTACAAAAAGACCTGCCTCATATGCCTTATTCATGATTTGAATTGAATTATTCCAATCTAGATATTCTAATTCTTTCAAAGTATATTTTTGTTGATTTGAACAATATTTAATATTAGATCTATTTTCCAAATGCTTCCACTTTTGCAAATGCTTCATTTAGTTTTTTATGTAATATTTTATTCCATTCATCAAAACCTGAAGGATCTTTTGGATAATTCTCATAATGGTTTACTAACCACTGGTTTTGTTTTGATGTGTATCGTAATCCATCTGCTACTGTTTTATTCATTGCGCCTCTTATGATCAACCCAATTTTTCCCAATCCTGAAAAATCTGGATGCTCTCCTTTGCTAATTGCTTCAACATCCATATTTCCCAAAAAGTGTTTCATTCCATAACTTATTTGCTCATTACTCATTTGTTGAACTAGTCTTCTAAAAAGTTCAAGACCTGCAGTTTTGTATCCATATTCTTTAATAAAATCTAAATTGTACTGCCAAAGCCTTGCTTCTGAAACATCATTAGCTTCTAGTGCTTTTACTACATTATTTCCAATAATTGTACCTGCAATTAATGCAGGTCCAATTCCTCCAGCATCAATTGGTTTTGGCATCCATGCAGAATCACCTACCATCATATACCCACCAGAAACCATACAATCATTTTGCCGTCTAACTGAAACTTGGAATATTCCTGAATTATTATTGATATCTTCTGGATCCTCTGAAAGTCTTGGGTTTCTAATTGCTTTATTTCTATGTAAGTATTCTTTCATTAGGGATTCTACATTATCTTTTTTCCCTAATCTTTTGTTCCTTCTTTCTAAAAGTGATTTCTCAACTCCTAATCCTATGTTTACTTTGTTATCTGCTTTAGGAAATACCCAGCCATATCCACCAGGTGCGATATCTTGATCTAAATGAATAATACAGTATTCAGGATCAAATTCTGAAAGATCTTTCTCGCCTTGTTCAAAATACATTATGTATCTGCCAGTTGATTCTAAATCTCTTCTGTCGATTCTTTTTTCTACCTTTGTTGAGTTTTGGAGTCCATTCCTAAGCATAGATGTAACTCCTGTAGCATCAATCACAATTCTTGATGTTTTCTTAAAAGGTTGTTTTGTTTTATTATCTATTCCTTGAACTCCAACAACTTGTTGTCCTTCATAAATCAAACCTGTAAGATTTATCTCAAATAGAAATTCAATACCCATTTTCTTACATCGTTCATTTTGGATTTCTGGTAGCTTTTGACGATTAAGCATATATCCTGCACCATCAAATGGGATTGCTGTTTCTTTGTCTGGAGAATATGCCATTACTCCTTTTACATCATGCTCTATTTCGGGTCCAGTCCAAGCAACTTTTATTCTATTTGTCATAAAGTCAACTGCTTCTTTGGAGCATGCATCTCCACATACCCAGCCTGCCAATGATTTTCTGCCTGGTAAAAATTCTGGACTTCTATCCACAATCAAAATCTTCAAGTTTTGATTTGCATAATGAGAAATAGACTGTGCAGTAATTGTGCCTGCAAGACCTCCACCTGCTATTATAACATCATAATCTACCACAATAATTGGG comes from the Nitrosopumilus sp. genome and includes:
- a CDS encoding AAA family ATPase — protein: MENRSNIKYCSNQQKYTLKELEYLDWNNSIQIMNKAYEAGLFVIIIGPKGTGKTSLVRDFAKKKNMNLESINFSLRTRESHLIGTKTLTNGTVSFEEGILIKSMRVGDILYLDEINSAEADVLLRLDEALDDRRQIALKESTGEVVKAKENWFVVATINPLTHSGTKELPPQLLSRFPVRIKLEYPPEDIELEIVKKYVSREHESEIIQAIKLANTLRQAAAVEELFYSPSLRETIAFGKLLDKGMSSKDAAGIVFGNVYTQWGNIEYQKVSDIITSMFGN
- a CDS encoding NAD(P)/FAD-dependent oxidoreductase, whose translation is MVDYDVIIAGGGLAGTITAQSISHYANQNLKILIVDRSPEFLPGRKSLAGWVCGDACSKEAVDFMTNRIKVAWTGPEIEHDVKGVMAYSPDKETAIPFDGAGYMLNRQKLPEIQNERCKKMGIEFLFEINLTGLIYEGQQVVGVQGIDNKTKQPFKKTSRIVIDATGVTSMLRNGLQNSTKVEKRIDRRDLESTGRYIMYFEQGEKDLSEFDPEYCIIHLDQDIAPGGYGWVFPKADNKVNIGLGVEKSLLERRNKRLGKKDNVESLMKEYLHRNKAIRNPRLSEDPEDINNNSGIFQVSVRRQNDCMVSGGYMMVGDSAWMPKPIDAGGIGPALIAGTIIGNNVVKALEANDVSEARLWQYNLDFIKEYGYKTAGLELFRRLVQQMSNEQISYGMKHFLGNMDVEAISKGEHPDFSGLGKIGLIIRGAMNKTVADGLRYTSKQNQWLVNHYENYPKDPSGFDEWNKILHKKLNEAFAKVEAFGK